A genomic window from Schistocerca serialis cubense isolate TAMUIC-IGC-003099 chromosome 4, iqSchSeri2.2, whole genome shotgun sequence includes:
- the LOC126474054 gene encoding V-type proton ATPase subunit S1-like encodes MMFNLYVVVLCISFVGTNSEYIPVLLWQPDEVNGKVAGSPPSLAKVSVEQFSDYFSKKIGERKHIVVFLEENLSMEDFGGLNLDDTFSSLKNITSSSHVNFLPSVQSPYKALKTLGLKMKAVNVKDFDYMFPKAEKSILVFKLGDARSEEDRPDFLKRHDNIIGEVYNSLVNKYDDVLAVYTAHHSSWIEPYLKPNVRRVRQLLETSSELETNGSFWNRNNTLVYTKRPPVFRHGTDEINITDVISITTSTIAGNVMLSVRIKSSVSMRLTFSKSSGYWSFDKIEVKNDTQNYTLLPSAPITAPLHFSYHCSSNVMFTSKDNEASVTFYGLQVEPYVSSNDTFNDAYDCVPFFSAPIWSGIFITVLLAIVMIWALTMIMDIKTMDQFDNPKGKTITINATD; translated from the coding sequence ATGATGTTCAATTTGTATGTGGTTGTGCTGTGTATTTCCTTTGTTGGAACGAACTCCGAATACATACCTGTATTATTGTGGCAGCCTGATGAAGTTAATGGTAAAGTTGCTGGATCTCCACCTTCACTTGCAAAAGTTAGTGTTGAACAATTTTCGGACTATTTTTCAAAGAAGATTGGTGAGCGGAAACATATTGTGGTATTTCTGGAAGAGAACTTAAGTATGGAAGATTTTGGAGGTTTGAATTTGGATGACACTTTCAGTAGCTTGAAAAATATAACCAGTTCATCTCATGTTAATTTTCTGCCATCTGTCCAATCTCCTTATAAAGCCTTGAAAACTTTGGGACTGAAAATGAAAGCTGTGAATGTTAAGGACTTTGATTACATGTTTCCAAAAGCAGAAAAAAGTATCTTGGTGTTTAAACTGGGCGATGCTCGGTCAGAAGAAGATCGTCCAGACTTCTTAAAGCGTCATGATAATATAATTGGTGAAGTATATAACAGTTTGGTTAACAAATATGATGATGTACTTGCTGTATACACAGCCCATCATTCATCGTGGATAGAACCATATTTAAAACCCAATGTTCGCAGGGTTAGGCAGTTGTTAGAAACCAGCAGTGAACTCGAAACTAACGGTAGCTTCTGGAATCGGAATAATACCCTTGTGTACACCAAACGCCCACCTGTCTTTCGTCATGGAACCGACGAAATTAATATTACTGATGTGATATCGATAACCACTTCAACAATAGCAGGCAATGTCATGTTAAGTGTTAGAATAAAGAGTTCTGTTTCCATGAGACTTACTTTTAGTAAATCTAGCGGATACTGGTCCTTCGATAAAATTGAAGTGAAGAACGACACGCAAAATTATACCCTTTTGCCATCAGCTCCCATAACTGCACCACTCCATTTCTCGTACCACTGTTCTTCCAACGTTATGTTCACATCTAAAGACAATGAAGCAAGTGTAACATTTTATGGGCTCCAAGTGGAGCCCTATGTTTCTTCTAATGATACATTTAACGACGCATATGACTGCGTCCCCTTTTTTTCTGCTCCAATATGGTCTGGTATTTTCATTACTGTACTTCTGGCTATAGTCATGATATGGGCCCTAACAATGATAATGGATATCAAAACCATGGATCAGTTCGACAATCCAAAGGGGAAGACAATCACCATTAATGCCACTGATTAA